One genomic segment of Candidatus Cloacimonadota bacterium includes these proteins:
- the meaB gene encoding methylmalonyl Co-A mutase-associated GTPase MeaB — MDKRKPEWTPNGAGEAFASSVVFKRESTAQPGKAHARKIWDLDALEAGVKADNRTILSRAITLVESNSPKHFEVAQELLKRLLPVSGKSIRIGITGVPGVGKSSFIERFGMYLIEQGKKVAVLAIDPSSSLSKGSILGDKTRMEELSRHPSSFIRPSPSSGILGGVARKTRESIVICEAAGFDVILIETVGVGQSEITVRSMVDFFLLMQITGAGDELQGIKKGIMELADLIVVNKADGDNLPRAKVAEREFNNALHYIRNATKGWQTKAQICSARTGAGIDAIWRTITEFCEKTGDSGVFEQRRLSQTAAWFEDLISEAVLSRFFQSPQIKVKLPELREQVAKGKIPVAYAVSILFDD; from the coding sequence ATGGATAAACGCAAACCGGAATGGACTCCCAATGGAGCCGGAGAGGCTTTTGCCAGCTCCGTGGTGTTCAAAAGGGAGTCCACAGCTCAACCCGGAAAAGCACATGCGCGCAAAATCTGGGATCTGGATGCTTTGGAAGCCGGAGTCAAAGCCGACAATCGCACCATCCTTTCCCGCGCGATCACCCTGGTAGAGAGTAATTCTCCAAAGCATTTCGAGGTAGCGCAGGAGCTTCTGAAGAGGCTCCTGCCTGTTTCAGGAAAGTCCATTCGCATCGGCATCACCGGAGTACCCGGAGTGGGCAAAAGCAGCTTCATCGAGCGCTTTGGTATGTATCTGATCGAGCAGGGCAAGAAAGTGGCTGTACTGGCGATTGATCCTTCCTCCAGCCTCTCCAAAGGAAGCATATTAGGCGATAAAACCAGGATGGAAGAGCTCTCCCGCCATCCTTCCAGCTTTATTCGTCCTTCTCCTTCTTCGGGAATATTGGGCGGAGTAGCACGGAAAACTAGAGAGAGTATAGTGATCTGCGAAGCTGCAGGTTTTGATGTAATTCTCATCGAAACGGTGGGCGTGGGGCAGAGCGAGATCACTGTGCGGTCAATGGTAGATTTCTTCCTTCTGATGCAGATCACCGGAGCCGGAGACGAACTGCAGGGCATTAAAAAGGGAATCATGGAGCTTGCGGATCTGATCGTGGTAAACAAGGCTGATGGCGACAATCTGCCTCGGGCAAAAGTGGCAGAGCGGGAATTCAACAACGCTTTACACTACATCCGCAATGCTACCAAAGGCTGGCAAACCAAAGCCCAAATCTGCTCTGCCCGTACCGGAGCCGGCATTGATGCGATTTGGCGTACTATTACCGAATTCTGTGAAAAGACCGGAGATTCAGGGGTCTTTGAGCAACGGCGTCTTTCCCAAACTGCTGCATGGTTTGAAGACCTTATTTCGGAAGCTGTCTTAAGCCGCTTTTTCCAATCTCCCCAGATCAAAGTGAAGCTACCGGAACTGCGGGAACAGGTAGCCAAAGGGAAGATTCCAGTTGCTTATGCTGTGTCTATCTTGTTTGATGATTAA
- the scpA gene encoding methylmalonyl-CoA mutase, with translation MKPDFTSLNPNFKELGANNDSRIDLKKDWHTNEQIIVKPLYRAEDLDKVEHLDYLSGLAPYLRGPYPSMYVQRPWTIRQYAGFSTAEESNAFYRRNLAMGQKGLSIAFDLATHRGYDSDHPRVIVDVGKAGVAVDSILDMKILFDKIPLDQMSVSMTMNGAVIPIMAFYIVAAEEQGVKPEQLNGTIQNDILKEYMVRNTYIYPPEASMRLIADIFSYTSRKMPKFNSISISGYHMHEAGATADLEMAYTLADGLEYARTGIAAGIDIDVFAPRLSFFWAEGMNYFMEIAKLRSARMLWAKIIKGFNPKNPKSMALRTHSQTSGWSLTEQDPFNNVARTCVEALAATMGHTQSLHTNSLDEAIALPTDFSARIARNTQLYLQHETGICKVIDPWAGSYYVESLTHDLMHRAWDHIMEVESLGGMAKAIHTGLPKMRIEEASARRQAKIDSKADTIVGVNKYRLDKEDPIETLEVDNSAVRSAQLARLKLLRKNRDETKVQQCLAAITKAAGDKNQNLLELAIDAARARASLGEISDAMEKVFGRHQAEIKLISNVYSREYANMDEIEKVRALTDQFAEQEGRRPRILIAKMGQDGHDRGAKVVATAYADMGFDVDMGPLFQTPEETARQAVENDVHIIGMSSLAAGHKTLLPQLMEELKKLQREDIMVIVGGVIPQADYDYLYQHGAAAIFGPGTHLPTAATKMMEKLMESNG, from the coding sequence ATGAAACCTGATTTCACGAGCTTGAATCCAAACTTTAAAGAACTTGGAGCGAACAACGATTCCAGAATTGATCTAAAGAAAGACTGGCATACCAATGAACAGATTATCGTGAAGCCCTTGTATAGAGCGGAAGACCTCGACAAGGTGGAGCATCTGGATTATCTGAGCGGTTTAGCGCCCTATTTACGCGGACCATATCCAAGCATGTATGTGCAGCGTCCCTGGACTATCCGCCAATATGCAGGCTTTTCCACAGCGGAAGAATCCAATGCCTTCTACCGCCGCAATCTGGCGATGGGGCAAAAGGGTCTGTCGATAGCCTTTGATCTGGCTACACACCGTGGTTATGACTCCGATCATCCCCGAGTAATAGTAGATGTGGGCAAGGCAGGTGTGGCGGTGGACAGCATCCTGGATATGAAGATTCTCTTCGACAAGATTCCGCTGGATCAGATGAGCGTATCGATGACCATGAACGGAGCTGTGATTCCAATAATGGCCTTCTACATCGTAGCTGCGGAAGAACAGGGAGTGAAGCCGGAACAACTGAATGGCACCATCCAAAATGACATTCTGAAAGAGTATATGGTGCGAAATACCTACATCTATCCTCCGGAAGCCTCCATGCGCCTCATCGCGGATATCTTTAGCTATACTTCCCGCAAGATGCCCAAATTCAACAGCATCAGCATCTCCGGATATCATATGCACGAAGCCGGCGCTACCGCCGATCTGGAAATGGCATATACTTTGGCGGATGGCTTGGAGTATGCCCGCACCGGAATAGCTGCGGGGATTGATATCGACGTTTTTGCGCCGCGCCTATCCTTCTTCTGGGCAGAAGGCATGAATTACTTTATGGAGATTGCCAAACTGCGTAGTGCGCGGATGCTGTGGGCAAAGATCATCAAAGGATTCAATCCCAAGAATCCGAAGTCCATGGCTCTTAGAACCCACTCGCAAACTTCGGGCTGGAGCCTCACCGAACAGGATCCCTTCAACAATGTTGCCCGCACCTGTGTTGAAGCGCTGGCAGCTACAATGGGACACACCCAAAGCCTGCATACCAATTCGCTGGACGAAGCCATCGCATTGCCAACGGATTTCTCTGCTCGTATTGCACGCAATACCCAACTCTATCTGCAGCACGAGACCGGAATATGCAAGGTGATCGATCCCTGGGCAGGTTCCTACTATGTGGAATCCCTTACTCATGACCTGATGCATCGTGCCTGGGATCACATCATGGAAGTGGAAAGCCTGGGTGGAATGGCCAAAGCCATACATACTGGATTGCCCAAGATGCGCATCGAAGAAGCTTCAGCGCGCCGGCAGGCAAAGATCGACAGCAAGGCCGATACCATCGTGGGAGTAAATAAATACCGCTTGGATAAGGAAGATCCTATCGAGACATTGGAAGTGGACAATTCAGCAGTTCGCAGCGCGCAATTGGCACGTTTGAAATTGCTGCGCAAAAATCGTGATGAGACCAAGGTTCAGCAATGCCTGGCCGCCATCACCAAAGCCGCTGGAGATAAGAATCAGAACCTTTTGGAATTGGCAATCGATGCGGCTCGCGCTAGAGCCTCTTTGGGAGAAATTTCCGATGCCATGGAAAAGGTCTTTGGCCGCCATCAAGCTGAAATCAAACTGATCAGTAACGTATATAGCAGGGAGTACGCAAATATGGATGAAATCGAGAAAGTAAGAGCCCTCACCGATCAATTTGCCGAACAAGAAGGCCGCAGACCACGCATCCTGATAGCCAAGATGGGGCAGGATGGGCACGATCGCGGAGCGAAGGTTGTGGCAACAGCTTATGCTGATATGGGTTTCGACGTGGATATGGGACCGCTGTTCCAAACTCCGGAAGAGACCGCGCGTCAGGCAGTGGAAAACGATGTGCACATCATTGGTATGAGTTCATTGGCAGCAGGTCACAAGACGCTGCTACCGCAATTGATGGAAGAGCTGAAGAAACTGCAGCGGGAAGATATTATGGTGATAGTGGGTGGTGTGATACCTCAAGCGGATTATGACTATCTGTATCAACATGGTGCTGCAGCGATCTTTGGCCCGGGCACTCATCTGCCCACAGCCGCTACTAAGATGATGGAAAAACTGATGGAAAGCAATGGATAA